One genomic segment of Sminthopsis crassicaudata isolate SCR6 chromosome 4, ASM4859323v1, whole genome shotgun sequence includes these proteins:
- the LOC141539978 gene encoding uncharacterized protein LOC141539978 has translation MPQLLKGIITVIDVFYKNSWTDGGCQRLSKQELKQLLHQEFGEALQKPGHSETADKILQLLDKDGDGTVDFSEFVLLIFSIVRACYVCIQPLLCPGLQEGGRRSESWEPQEGTSPRNNELPATTTNERTHENNQPQSSQDGGQRRETADQKESREETRIHVRNENTAARTSESRHIRDEMSTLGYTERQVPDNEDDKKDYVKEINQFSRDDESYEIKEQIAPGNDWRYQVTEQTPEQRDVGKRHFVETIPTLRDTRNHQVMEEIPTERSDSTSHVREDPGLRDDERPEMRVRDQIPSPRDDDRYTGREQSPEGEYNRRYQVNSQIPGAVEERRYQVNMQSQAPKENGKYQMRNQTSYPRDVPKFYDSEEDLEGRYYERCQEYDQNQLASHKKNYVNKQQPTIRDNERQYVRDESVSEKEEAKAQIRLQLPNNFPRNGKIKIRYQVPASRDDERLQDKEQTSALTDDQRSDKQQTPDIQEEEVYEDILQSPEIPDYGKCQVRKQTSVPKYEGKQNVRPQTQEIQNEGRYTVGPESPKIQYDRRRQVTQPEPELLDNVRHQVRAQSPESQNDRRHETIPSWDDGRNQTRQETSGPRGNERNQYRQQTPEIWNDGRSRPQSPEIPNDKRQQTLVPKDDGRLQVTPTSPEIQNERRQPTLVPREDGRCQLTPTSPVIQDDRRQQVPRNDGSCQVTPTSPEIQDDRRQQTPVLRDDGRHQVRPQSPEIQDNRRQQSPVPRDDGRRQITALFPEIQDDRRQQTPVLRDDGRRQVRPQFPEIHEDRRQQSPVARDDGRHQVRPQDDRRQQVPRDYGRREVTPTPPEIQDDRRQQIQVLRDDGRRHVRPQSPEIHDNRKQQSPVPRDDRRYQVRPQAPEIQDNRRQQTPVLRDYGRHQVRPQAPEIQDDRRQQVPRDDGRRQLTPTSPEIQNERRQPTPVPRDDGRYQLTPTSPEIQDDRRQQTPVPRDYGRYPVRPQFPEIQDDASQQIPRDYGRCQIRPQSPEIQDDRRQQSPVPRDDGRRQVRPQSPEIQDNRRQQSPVPRDYGRYPVRPQFPEIQDDASQQIPRDYGRCQIRPQSPEIQDDRRQQSPVPRDYGRYPVRPQFPEIQDDASQQIPRDDGRCQIRPQSPEIQDDRRQQVPRDYGRCQIRPQSPEIQDDRRQQSPVPRDDGRRQVRPQFPEIQDNRRQQSPVSRDDGRHQVRPQFPEIQDDRRQQVPRDDGRRQVTPTSPEIQDDRRQQIPRDDGRCQIRPQAPEIQDNRRQQSPVPRDDGRRQVRPQFPEIQDDRRQQSPVPRDDGRRQVRPQFPEIQDDKRQQTPVPRDDGRCQIRPQSPEIQDDRRQQSPVPRDDGRRQVRPQFPEIQDDRRQQSPVSRDDGRHQVRPQFPEIQDDRRQQVPRDDGRRQVTPTSPEIQDDRRQQSPVSRDDGRHQVRPQFPEIQDDRRQQVPRDDGRRQVTPTSPEIQDDRRQQIPRDDGRCQIRPQAPEIQDNRRQQSPVPRDDGRRQVRPQFPEIQDDRRQQSPVPRDDGRRQVRSQSQEIQDDRRHQSPVPRDDGRRQDRSQSQEIQDDRRHQSPVPRDDGRRKVRSQFPEIQDDRRQQVPRDDGRRQVTPTSPEIQDDRRQQTPVLRNDRNCQVRPQPPVIQDDRKQQVPRDDGKCQVIPTSPEIQDDKRQQTPVPRDDGRCQIRPQSPEIQDDRRQQSPVPRDDGRRQVRPQFPEIQDDRRQQSPVSRDDGRHQVRPQFPEIQDDRRQQVPRGDGRRQVTPTSPEIQDDRRQQSPVSRDDGRHQVRPQFPEIQDDRRQQVPRDDGRRQVTPTSPEIQDDRRQQIPRDDGRCQIRPQAPEIQDNRRQQSPVPRDDGRRQVRPQFPEIQDDRRQQSPVPRDDGRRQVRSQSQEIQDDRRHQSPVPRDDGRHQVRPQFPEIQDDRRQQVPRDDGRRQVTPTSPEIQDDKRQQTPVPRDDGRHQARSQSPEIQDDRRQQSPVPRDDGRRQVRPQFPEIQDDRRQQVPRDYGRHQIRPQSPEIHDDRRQQVPRNDRNCQVRPQPPVIQDDRRQQVPRDDGKCQVIPTSPEIQNDRRQQSPVPRNDGRRPGRPQFPEIHDDRRQQTPVPRDDGRCQVRPHDDRRQQVPRDDGRRQVMPQAPEIQDDRRQQSPVLRDDGRCQIRPQAPEIHDDRRQQVPRDDGRCQVRPQPPVIQDDRRQQVPRDDGRLQVTPTSPEIQDDRRQQSPLPRDDGRRQLTPTSPEIQDDRRQQSPLPRGDGRCPGRPQFPEIHDDRRQQVPRDDGRRQVTPISPEIQYDRRQQSPLSRDDGRRQLTPTSPEIQDDRRQQSPIPRDDGRCPGRPQFPEIHDYRRQQVPKNDGSCQVTPTSPEIQYDRRQQVPRDDGRRQVTPISPEIQYDRRQQVPRDDGRGQVTPTSPEIQDERRQQSPVPRDDGRCQVRPQDDRRQQSPVPKDDGRRQVSPQPPEIQDDRRQQSPLPRDDGRRQFTPTSPEIQYDRRQQTPVLRDDGRHQVRPRFPEIQDDRRQQSPVPRDDGRHQVRPQDDRRQQSPVPRDDGRRQVRPQAPEIQDDRRQQTPVSRDDRRCQVKPQSPKIQDDRRQQSPVPRDDERRQVRPQSPEIQDDRRQQTPGARDDGRCQVRPQFPEIQDDTSQQVPRDNGRCQVRPQDDRRHQVPRDDGRRQIRPQSPEIQNDRRQQTPVARDEGRCQVKPQSPKIHPNTQGSVVEIKDNLIPCDVYFLTKQKGNWLCYCVPDPSEQKDEQSKQNNPAPSAFEDYRHGRHVGNFQSAMADPYQSHDWQSANDYSNERQHWGQEPDERRSGDYPVQEWEEGGDCLDEYTEPNREEYPTDEAYYPGLIWKSGDRQ, from the exons ATGCCTCAACTCCTTAAGGGCATCATTACTGTAATCGATGTTTTCTACAAAAATTCATGGACAGATGGAGGATGCCAGAGACTGAGCAAACAAGAATTGAAACAGCTGCTGCACCAAGAATTTGGGGAAGCCCTTCAG AAACCTGGTCACTCAGAAACAGCCGACAAGATCCTCCAACTCCTAGATAAAGATGGCGATGGCACAGTTGACTTCAGTGAATTTGTTTTACTGATCTTCAGTATAGTGAGAGCCTGCTATGTATGCATACAACCTCTGCTCTGCCCAGGACTacaggaagggggaagaagatcTGAATCATGGGAGCCACAAGAAGGGACATCACCAAGAAACAATGAACTCCCAGCAACAACCACCAATGAGAGGACTCATGAGAATAATCAGCCCCAAAGCTCACAGGATGGTGGACAGCGCAGAGAGACAGCTGATCAAAAAGAATCCAGGGAAGAGACAAGGATCCATGTAAGAAATGAGAACACAGCAGCAAGGACCAGTGAAAGTCGCCATATTAGAGATGAGATGTCAACACTAGGATATACTGAGAGACAGGTCCCTGACAATGAAGATGATAAGAAAGACTATGTCAAGGAAATAAATCAATTTTCAAGAGATGATGAGAGTTATGAAATTAAAGAACAGATAGCACCGGGAAATGATTGGAGATACCAAGTAACAGAACAGACACCAGAACAAAGGGACGTTGGGAAAAGACATTTTGTAGAAACTATTCCAACACTAAGAGACACTAGGAACCATCAAGTCATGGAAGAAATCCCAACAGAAAGGAGTGATAGTACATCCCATGTTAGAGAAGACCCAGGACTGAGAGATGATGAGAGACCAGAGATGAGAGTGAGAGATCAGATTCCAAGTCCAAGGGATGATGATAGATACACAGGGAGAGAACAGTCCCCAGAAGGAGAGTATAATAGGAGATATCAAGTGAATAGCCAAATCCCAGGAGCCGTGGAGGAAAGAAGATATCAGGTGAACATGCAATCTCAAGCaccaaaagaaaatgggaaataccAAATGAGAAATCAAACATCATATCCAAGAGATGTCCCAAAATTCTATGATAGTGAAGAAGATCTAGAAGGAAGATATTATGAAAGATGCCAAGAATATGATCAGAATCAGTTAGCCAGTCATAAGAAAAATTACGTGAATAAGCAACAGCCAACAATAAGGGATAATGAAAGACAATATGTAAGAGATGAATCTGTATCAGAAAAAGAAGAGGCAAAAGCCCAAATAAGACTTCAGCTACCAAATAATTTCCCAaggaatgggaaaataaaaattagatacCAGGTCCCAGCATCAAGGGATGATGAGAGACTACAAGACAAAGAACAGACCTCAGCACTGACAGATGATCAAAGGAGTGATAAGCAGCAAACTCCAGATATTCAGGAGGAGGAAGTTTATGAAGATATATTGCAATCTCCAGAAATCCCAGATTATGGAAAATGCCAAGTGAGAAAACAGACCTCAGTGCCAAAGTACGAGGGGAAACAGAATGTTAGACCACAGACTCAAGAAATCCAAAATGAGGGGAGATATACAGTTGGACCAGAGTCTCCAAAAATCCAGTATGATAGAAGACGCCAAGTTACACAACCAGAACCAGAACTACTGGATAATGTAAGACACCAAGTTAGAGCTCAGTCTCCAGAAAGCCAGAATGATAGGAGACATGAGACCATACCATCATGGGATGATGGGAGAAACCAAACTCGACAAGAGACTTCAGGTCCAAGGGGTAATGAAAGAAACCAATATAGGCAGCAGACCCCAGAAATCTGGAATGATGGAAGAAGTAGGCCTCAGTCTCCAGAAATCCCAAATGACAAAAGACAACAGACCTTGGTACCAAAGGATGATGGGAGACTCCAAGTTACACCTACATCTCCAGAAATCCAGAATGAAAGAAGGCAACCAACCCTAGTACCAAGGGAAGATGGGAGATGCCAACTTACACCTACATCTCCAGTAATCCAGGATGACAGAAGGCAACAGGTACCAAGGAATGATGGGAGTTGCCAAGTTACACCTACATCTCCAGAAATCCAGGATGACAGAAGACAACAGACCCCAGTATTAAGGGATGATGGGAGACACCAAGTTAGACCTCAGTCACCAGAAATCCAGGATAACAGAAGACAACAGTCCCCAGTACCAAGGGATGATGGGAGACGTCAAATTACGGCTCTGTTTCCAGAAATCCAGGATGACAGAAGGCAACAGACCCCAGTATTAAGAGATGATGGGAGACGCCAAGTTAGGCCTCAGTTTCCGGAAATCCATGAGGACAGAAGACAACAGTCCCCAGTAGCAAGAGATGATGGGAGACACCAAGTTAGGCCTCAGGATGACAGAAGGCAACAGGTACCAAGGGATTATGGGAGACGTGAAGTTACACCTACACCTCCAGAAATCCAGGATGACAGAAGGCAACAGATCCAAGTACTAAGGGATGATGGGAGACGGCACGTTAGGCCTCAGTCTCCAGAAATCCACGATAACAGAAAACAACAGTCCCCAGTACCAAGGGATGATAGGAGATACCAAGTTAGGCCTCAGGCCCCAGAAATCCAGGATAACAGAAGGCAACAGACCCCAGTACTAAGGGATTATGGGAGACATCAAGTTAGACCTCAGGCCCCAGAAATCCAGGATGACAGAAGGCAACAGGTACCAAGGGATGATGGAAGACGCCAACTTACACCTACATCTCCAGAAATCCAAAATGAAAGAAGACAACCAACCCCAGTACCAAGGGATGATGGGAGATACCAACTTACACCTACATCTCCAGAAATCCAGGATGACAGAAGACAACAGACCCCAGTACCAAGGGATTATGGGAGATACCCAGTTAGGCCTCAGTTCCCAGAAATCCAGGATGATGCAAGTCAACAGATACCAAGGGATTATGGGAGATGCCAAATTAGGCCTCAGTCCCCAGAAATCCAGGATGACAGAAGACAACAGTCCCCAGTCCCAAGGGATGATGGGAGACGCCAAGTTAGGCCTCAGTCACCAGAAATCCAGGATAACAGAAGACAACAGTCCCCAGTACCAAGGGATTATGGGAGATACCCAGTTAGGCCTCAGTTCCCAGAAATCCAGGATGATGCAAGTCAACAGATACCAAGGGATTATGGGAGATGCCAAATTAGGCCTCAGTCCCCAGAAATCCAGGATGACAGAAGACAACAGTCCCCAGTACCAAGGGATTATGGGAGATACCCAGTTAGGCCTCAGTTCCCAGAAATCCAGGATGATGCAAGTCAACAGATACCAAGGGATGATGGGAGATGCCAAATTAGGCCTCAGTCCCCAGAAATCCAGGATGACAGAAGACAACAGGTACCAAGGGATTATGGGAGATGCCAAATTAGGCCTCAGTCCCCAGAAATCCAGGATGACAGAAGACAACAGTCCCCAGTCCCAAGGGATGATGGGAGACGCCAAGTTAGGCCTCAGTTCCCAGAAATCCAGGATAACAGAAGACAACAGTCCCCAGTATCAAGGGATGATGGGAGACACCAagttaggcctcagtttccagaAATCCAGGATGACAGAAGGCAACAGGTACCAAGGGATGATGGGAGACGCCAAGTTACACCTACATCTCCTGAAATCCAGGATGACAGAAGGCAACAGATACCAAGGGATGATGGGAGATGCCAAATTAGGCCTCAGGCCCCAGAAATCCAGGATAACAGAAGGCAACAGTCCCCAGTCCCAAGGGATGATGGGAGACGCCAAGTTAGGCCTCAGTTCCCAGAAATCCAGGATGACAGAAGACAACAGTCCCCAGTCCCAAGGGATGATGGGAGACGCCAAGTTAGGCCTCAGTTCCCAGAAATCCAGGATGACAAAAGGCAACAGACCCCAGTCCCAAGGGATGATGGGAGATGCCAAATTAGGCCTCAGTCCCCAGAAATCCAGGATGACAGAAGACAACAGTCCCCAGTCCCAAGGGATGATGGGAGACGCCAAGTTAGGCCTCAGTTCCCAGAAATCCAGGATGACAGAAGACAACAGTCCCCAGTATCAAGGGATGATGGGAGACACCAagttaggcctcagtttccagaAATCCAGGATGACAGAAGGCAACAGGTACCAAGGGATGATGGGAGACGCCAAGTTACACCTACATCTCCTGAAATCCAGGATGACAGAAGACAACAGTCCCCAGTATCAAGGGATGATGGGAGACACCAagttaggcctcagtttccagaAATCCAGGATGACAGAAGGCAACAGGTACCAAGGGATGATGGGAGACGCCAAGTTACACCTACATCTCCTGAAATCCAGGATGACAGAAGGCAACAGATACCAAGGGATGATGGGAGATGCCAAATTAGGCCTCAGGCCCCAGAAATCCAGGATAACAGAAGGCAACAGTCCCCAGTCCCAAGGGATGATGGGAGACGCCAAGTTAGGCCTCAGTTCCCAGAAATCCAGGATGACAGAAGACAACAGTCCCCAGTCCCAAGGGATGATGGGAGACGCCAAGTTAGGTCTCAGTCCCAAGAAATCCAGGATGACAGAAGACACCAGTCCCCAGTTCCAAGGGATGATGGGAGACGCCAAGATAGGTCTCAGTCCCAAGAAATCCAGGATGACAGAAGACACCAGTCCCCAGTCCCAAGGGATGATGGGAGACGCAAAGTTAGGTCTCAGTTTCCAGAAATCCAGGATGACAGAAGGCAACAGGTACCAAGGGATGATGGGAGACGCCAAGTTACACCTACGTCTCCTGAAATCCAGGATGACAGAAGGCAACAGACCCCAGTACTAAGGAATGATAGGAATTGCCAAGTTAGGCCTCAGCCTCCAGTAATCCAGGATGACAGAAAGCAACAGGTACCAAGggatgatggaaaatgccaagtTATACCTACATCTCCAGAAATCCAGGATGACAAAAGGCAACAGACCCCAGTCCCAAGGGATGATGGGAGATGCCAAATTAGGCCTCAGTCCCCAGAAATCCAGGATGACAGAAGACAACAGTCCCCAGTCCCAAGGGATGATGGGAGACGCCAAGTTAGGCCTCAGTTCCCAGAAATCCAGGATGACAGAAGACAACAGTCCCCAGTATCAAGGGATGATGGGAGACACCAagttaggcctcagtttccagaAATCCAGGATGACAGAAGGCAACAGGTACCAAGGGGTGATGGGAGACGCCAAGTTACACCTACATCTCCTGAAATCCAGGATGACAGAAGACAACAGTCCCCAGTATCAAGGGATGATGGGAGACACCAagttaggcctcagtttccagaAATCCAGGATGACAGAAGGCAACAGGTACCAAGGGATGATGGGAGACGCCAAGTTACACCTACATCTCCTGAAATCCAGGATGACAGAAGGCAACAGATACCAAGGGATGATGGGAGATGCCAAATTAGGCCTCAGGCCCCAGAAATCCAGGATAACAGAAGGCAACAGTCCCCAGTCCCAAGGGATGATGGGAGACGCCAAGTTAGGCCTCAGTTCCCAGAAATCCAGGATGACAGAAGACAACAGTCCCCAGTCCCAAGGGATGATGGGAGACGCCAAGTTAGGTCTCAGTCCCAAGAAATCCAGGATGACAGAAGACACCAGTCCCCAGTCCCAAGGGATGATGGGAGACACCAagttaggcctcagtttccagaAATCCAGGATGACAGAAGGCAACAGGTACCAAGGGATGATGGGAGACGCCAAGTTACACCTACATCTCCAGAAATCCAGGATGACAAAAGGCAACAGACCCCAGTCCCAAGGGATGATGGGAGACACCAAGCTAGGTCTCAGTCCCCAGAAATCCAGGATGACAGAAGACAACAGTCCCCAGTCCCAAGGGATGATGGGAGACGCCAAGTTAGGCCTCAGTTCCCAGAAATCCAGGATGACAGAAGGCAACAGGTACCAAGGGATTATGGGAGACACCAAATTAGGCCTCAGTCCCCAGAAATCCATGATGACAGAAGGCAACAGGTACCAAGGAATGATAGGAATTGCCAAGTTAGGCCTCAGCCACCAGTAATCCAGGATGACAGAAGGCAACAGGTACCAAGggatgatggaaaatgccaagtTATACCTACATCTCCAGAAATCCAGAATGACAGAAGACAACAGTCCCCAGTACCAAGGAATGATGGGAGACGCCCAGgtaggcctcagtttccagaAATCCATGATGACAGAAGACAACAGACCCCAGTACCAAGGGATGATGGGAGATGCCAAGTTAGGCCTCATGATGACAGAAGGCAACAGGTACCAAGGGATGATGGGAGACGACAAGTTATGCCTCAGGCCCCAGAAATCCAGGATGACAGAAGACAACAGTCCCCAGTACTAAGGGATGATGGGAGATGCCAAATTAGGCCTCAGGCCCCAGAAATCCATGATGACAGAAGGCAACAGGTACCAAGAGATGATGGGAGATGCCAAGTTAGGCCTCAGCCTCCAGTAATCCAGGATGACAGAAGACAACAAGTACCAAGGGATGATGGACGACTTCAAGTTACACCTACATCTCCAGAAATCCAGGATGATAGAAGGCAACAGAGCCCATTACCAAGGGATGATGGGAGACGCCAGCTTACACCTACATCTCCAGAAATCCAGGATGATAGAAGGCAACAGAGCCCATTACCAAGAGGTGATGGGAGATGCCCAGgtaggcctcagtttccagaAATCCATGATGACAGAAGGCAACAGGTACCAAGGGATGATGGAAGACGCCAAGTTACACCTATATCTCCAGAAATCCAGTATGATAGAAGGCAACAGAGCCCATTATCAAGGGATGATGGGAGACGCCAGCTTACACCTACATCTCCAGAAATCCAGGATGACAGAAGACAACAGTCCCCAATACCAAGGGATGATGGGAGATGCCCAGgtaggcctcagtttccagaAATCCATGATTATAGAAGACAACAGGTACCAAAGAATGATGGGAGTTGCCAAGTTACACCTACATCTCCAGAAATCCAGTATGACAGAAGGCAACAAGTACCAAGGGATGATGGAAGACGCCAAGTTACACCTATATCTCCAGAAATCCAGTATGACAGAAGGCAACAAGTACCAAGGGATGATGGAAGAGGCCAAGTTACACCTACATCTCCAGAAATCCAGGATGAAAGAAGACAACAGTCCCCAGTACCAAGGGATGATGGGAGATGCCAAGTTAGGCCTCAGGATGACAGAAGGCAACAGTCCCCAGTACCAAAGGATGATGGGAGACGCCAAGTTAGTCCTCAGCCTCCAGAAATCCAGGATGATAGAAGGCAACAGAGCCCATTACCAAGGGATGATGGGAGACGCCAGTTTACACCTACATCTCCAGAAATCCAGTATGACAGAAGACAACAAACCCCAGTACTAAGGGATGATGGGAGACACCAAGTTAGGCCTCGATTCCCAGAAATCCAGGATGACAGAAGACAGCAGTCCCCAGTACCAAGGGATGATGGGAGACACCAAGTTAGGCCTCAGGATGACAGAAGGCAACAGTCCCCAGTACCAAGGGATGATGGGAGACGCCAAGTTAGACCTCAGGCCCCAGAAATCCAGGATGACAGAAGGCAACAGACCCCAGTATCAAGGGATGATAGGAGATGCCAAGTTAAACCTCAGTCTCCAAAAATCCAGGATGACAGAAGACAACAATCCCCAGTACCAAGGGATGATGAGAGACGCCAAGTTAGGCCTCAGTCCCCAGAAATCCAGGATGACAGAAGACAACAGACCCCAGGAGCAAGGGATGATGGGAGATGCCAagttaggcctcagtttccagaAATCCAGGATGACACAAGTCAACAGGTACCAAGGGATAATGGGAGATG
- the TCHHL1 gene encoding trichohyalin-like protein 1, which yields MPQLLQSVIYIIETFQNYAREEGDCSTLSLGQLRQLLLGEIGDYLKLFDILTTESSLNVLDREDNETISFNEFILLVFDLLNICYRDIQSFLDLESKAKSDIEEELSGGMETCETNEDYQEEAELDRYKQRLTDIESPSLVNPIENVPDTLSKEDSQDDLENPRLPEREIEHNHTKSKSQSEEDHQSQERSQVQARGGDGISPEEKELPKEFVKRISSQKDEKIVSEGHEVSRQQDDTNTGDQPSEQKGEQNVEIQGQTTSESQKGIIIKETEEHTETQKPSSQENHDKESETTDLPTEKAEEKLSDTKRLSESNDDDRTPDIQEPRVQEREYETQDIVVKVDNSRVPEIEVLIDERKGKRKLKNLETVGQKENEKGNQMEIFTEQESDGKEKQLEELVEEGDIRKDSETPNSKADNQNHPECKGPAASEEEVTVSKISEPEFSGDNRSASVTEKTPETKDRVQGSGPQDDQSGGGNEKITQTLYQSTEQHDENKVESQNDGTISETCNNADDESGSELKDLPEQRNCQSQVDAQELPEQEDDKNTQESPVLSDKSGTPETEAQIDREDENNTEEQLAEEKEKKSSVPKTPATTEESVSQPASQEPMKQKVIEITDPTDDDHEQLSIVQQSEKEYHQKDPETPGPDTEGKREESESQEDPLEGQDLEMQGLTMDSSPDTLNPMAKEDQSSQRPAGEVSEQQHVMNKEEDSLPDLSEQIDRKSRDTELCSSSGDETDSKLVDENLQKTSAQPDLPAPEEDLSQTDTSQACGSELRVETESQRNKTSEFPVFLNPLCDYRQEPTYQVEDPEPDEEYVNQQEILVYQQSQEDDQIQQEDQQEIDGSSQKC from the exons ATGCCTCAGCTCCTACAAAGTGTCATTTATATCATCGAGACTTTCCAAAACTATGCGAGAGAGGAGGGTGATTGTTCAACTCTAAGCTTGGGACAACTAAGGCAGCTCCTCCTAGGGGAAATTGGAGACTATCTGAAG CTATTCGATATTCTTACTACAGAAAGCAGCTTAAATGTTCTGGACAGAGAGGACAATGAGACTATCAGCTTCAATGAATTTATCCTCCTGGTCTTTGACTTGTTGAATATATGTTACCGTGATATACAGTCTTTCTTAGATCTGGAATCTAAAGCAAAATCTGACATAGAGGAGGAATTGTCAGGGGGCATGGAAACATGTGAGACTAATGAAGATTACCAAGAAGAAGCAGAACTAGATCGGTATAAACAGAGACTGACAGATATTGAATCTCCATCTCTGGTCAACCCCATAGAAAATGTACCAGACACACTAAGCAAAGAGGACTCCCAGGATGACCTTGAGAATCCCAGGTTACCGGAAAGAGAAATTGAGCACAACCACACTAAAAGTAAGTCCCAAAGTGAAGAAGATCATCAGAGCCAAGAAAGAAGCCAAGTCCAGGCAAGAGGAGGTGATGGAATTTCACCTGAAGAAAAAGAGCTACCAAAGGAATTTGTGAAGAGAATCTCTTCTCAAAAGGATGAGAAGATTGTAAGTGAGGGACATGAAGTATCCAGACAGCAAGATGACACAAACACAGGGGATCAACCATCAGAGCAGAAAGGGGAGCAAAATGTGGAGATTCAGGGCCAGACAACATCTGAGAGTCAGAAGGGGATCATCATAAAGGAGACTGAGGAACATACTGAGACACAAAAACCATCATCCCAAGAGAATCAtgacaaagaatcagaaacaactgaCCTACCAACAGAAAAGGCTGAGGAAAAATTATCTGACACCAAGAGATTATCCGAATCCAATGATGATGATAGAACTCCAGATATTCAAGAACCACGAGTACaagaaagagaatatgaaactCAAGACATAGTAGTTAAAGTTGATAACAGTAGAGTCCCAGAGATAGAAGTACTTATAgatgagaggaaagggaagagaaaactgaaaaacttaGAAACAGTAgggcaaaaagaaaatgagaaaggcaaTCAAATGGAAATATTCACAGAACAGGAGTCtgatggaaaagaaaagcaacttGAGGAACTAGTAGAAGAAGGGGACATTAGAAAAGATTCTGAAACCCCCAATTCAAAAGCAGATAATCAAAACCACCCTGAATGCAAAGGACCAGCAGCCTCAGAGGAGGAGGTCACAGTTTCGAAAATAAGTGAACCAGAATTTTCAGGGGACAATAGGAGTGCCTCTGTGACAGAGAAGACACCAGAAACAAAAGACAGAGTGCAAGGATCAGGACCACAGGATGACCagtctggaggaggaaatgagaaaatcactCAGACTCTGTATCAATCAACTGAGCAACATGATGAAAACAAGGTGGAGAGTCAAAATGATGGAACAATCTCAGAAACATGCAATAATGCAGATGATGAGAGTGGCTCAGAATTAAAGGACCTGCCTGAACAAAGGAACTGCCAGAGTCAAGTGGATGCTCAGGAACTACCTGAACAAGAAGATGACAAGAATACTCAGGAATCTCCAGTACTAAGTGACAAAAGTGGAACCCCAGAAACAGAAGCACAAATAGATAGAGAAGATGAGAATAATACAGAAGAACAGCTggctgaagaaaaagagaagaaatcatCAGTGCCTAAAACACCAGCTACAACTGAGGAGTCTGTGAGTCAGCCAGCATCTCAGGAACCCATGAAACAAAAGGTAATCGAGATCACAGATCCCACAGATGATGATCATGAGCAGCTTTCCATTGTACAACAATCAGAGAAAGAATATCATCAGAAAGATCCAGAGACTCCTGGCCCAGAcacagaaggaaaaagggaagagtcTGAAAGCCAGGAAGACCCATTAGAAGGTCAGGATCTAGAAATGCAAGGTCTCACCATGGATTCAAGTCCTGACACCCTGAATCCAATGGCAAAGGAAGACCAGAGCTCCCAGAGACCAGCAGGAGAAGTAAGTGAACAACAACATGTGATGAATAAAGAGGAGGATTCTTTACCAGACCTCTCAGAGCAGATAGACAGGAAATCCAGAGACACAGAGCTTTGTTCTTCCTCAGGAGATGAGACAGATTCCAAACTAGTAGATGAAAATTTACAGAAGACATCTGCCCAACCTGATCTCCCAGCTCCAGAAGAGGACTTAAGTCAAACTGATACATCTCAGGCCTGTGGTTCTGAGTTAAGGGTTGAGACGGAATCTCAGAGGAATAAGACCTCTGAGTTCCCAGTCTTCCTCAATCCACTCTGTGACTACAGACAAGAGCCGACATATCAAGTAGAGGATCCTGAGCCTGATGAAGAATATGTCAACCAGCAAGAGATCCTGGTATATCAGCAGTCACAGGAAGATGACCAGATTCAGCAAGAAGACCAACAAGAAATAGATGGCAGCTCTCAAAAATGCTGA